GCCATGATCCCCAAGAATACGGAAATTATCCCATTTAGTACGCTCTGGCGCAATGAACTTCTCCAGACGATTCCTGCGTTTTTCACACCGCTGGCCTCTTAGGAACGCTCCTGAACGCCGAGGAGATTGCTTGTGCGGGCCGCGTGCGGGGCCCGTGCGGATCGCGTCACCGCCCGTGCGAGATGCGTGCGGAACGCGTGCGGGCGGCGGGCTAGAGTGGGGGCGCGCCGACCTTCCCGGCCCGCGCGAATGCGGGGGCCGGGCCGGCGCGAACCCCCTGTATAGGAGCCATCATGATCCGCGGAACCCTTCTCGCCGCCCTGCTGCTCGCCGCCGCCGCATGCGGCGACACCGCCCCCACCGCCCCCGTCGCACTCCCGGAGGCCGCCTCCATGGACGACGCGCCCCCGCCGCCCCCGGTGGCCGACACCACCAACCGCGGTGGCGGAACCCTGGGCTCGGGCTCCTGATCCGTCGACGGGGCCTGAACACCGGCGAGGGAGCGGGTCCGCACGGGCCCGCTCCCTCGCTTTTTTCGTGGCGGATCGGGTTCGTGCTACCGTTCGGCGTCGCGCGCGGCCTGGCGCTCGGGAAGGCGCGAAGCGTGGGGCGCCTCGCCCTCCACCTCCGCGCGCGGGCCGCGGCGCGGCTCGCCCAGCAGCGCCAGGTCGAACACCTGGTCCATCCGCTCCACCTTGTGGAACGTCATGCGGCCCCTCACGTCGGGGGGAACGTCGCGCAGGTCGCGCTCGTTCCCCGCGGGAAGGATCACCTCGGTGATCCCCGCCCGGTACGCCGCCAGCACCTTTTCCTTGACGCCGCCGATCTCCATGATCTTTCCGCGCAGCGTCACCTCGCCCGTCATGGCCTGGTCATGCCGCACGGGGCGGTCGGAGAGGGACGACGCCAGGGCCAGCGTGACGGCGGCGCCGGCGCTGGGACCGTCCTTCGGGGTGGCGCCCACGGGAAAGTGCACGTGGATGTCGTACTCGCTGAAGGTGTCGCGCGGTATGCCCAGCTCCTCCGCCCGGGACCGCACGTAGCTGAAGGCCGCGTTCACCGACTCTCGCATTACGTCACCCAGGAGGCCGGTGATCACCAGGCGCCCCGTGCCGGGCATCTTCAGCGCCTCGATGAACATCAGCTCGCCCCCCGAGGCCGTCCACGCCAGGCCGGTGACCACCCCCACCTCCGGGCGGATCTCTGCCGGGGTGGTGGACCATTGCGGAAACCCGAGCACCGCCTCGATCGTTTCGCGCGTCACCGTCCAGTGAGCGGCCTCTCCGTCGGCCTTCTGCCGGGCGATGAAGCGCAGGATGGCCGACAGCGACCGGCGCAGGTTGCCGACGCCCGCGTCGCGCGCGTACCCACGGGTCAGGAAGAGCAGCGTCTCGTCGGAGATCTCTACCTCGCCCGCCTTCAGCCCGTGCTCCTCGACGATGCGGGGGAGCAGCCAGTCACGGGCGATGGCGATCTTTTCCTCGGGCGTGTAGCCGGCGATGCGGATCTCGATGAAGTGGTCGCGCAGGTCGCGCGGGATGCGGTAGAAGTCGCCCGCCGAGCCGATGAAGAACGTCTCCGAGAGGTCGAAGGGCACGTCCAGGTACAGGTCGGAAAAGGCATCGCGGTTGTCGTTGTCCAGCATCTCCTCCATCGCCTCCACCGGATCGCCCTCCACGTTCCCCAGCCCGATCTCGTCCAGCTCCTCCAGCAGGAACACGGGATTCTTGACCCCCGCGTCGGCGATCAGCTGCATGACCTTGCCGATCTGCGCGCCCGTGCGGGTGCGCCGGGTTCCGAACAGCTGCGCCGCGCCGCGTCCACCCAGCTCCAGCCGCACCACGGGGCGCTCCAGGGCCCGGCCGATGGCCATCGCCAGCGTGCGCTTTCCCACCCCCGGCGGGCCGACGATGCAGGGGATGGGGCCGCGCAGGTCGCCCCGCAGGGCGGCGACGGCCAGCACCTCGAGCAGGCGCTGCTTTCCCTCGTCCATCCCCAGGTGCTCCTGCGCGAACGCCTCTTCCACGGCCGCCAGGTCGATGCGTCCGTCCCCCGCCCGCTTGTTCCAGGGGATGGAGATCAGCGCCTCCAGGTAGGTGCGGATTTCCGCGGCCTCCTGGGCCGTGGTGCTGGTGGACCGCAGCCGCTCGGCCTCGCGCCGGGCGACGGCGGCGGGGCGCGAGGGGAGGCGCGCCATCTCCAGCCGGCGCAGCATCTCGTCGGCCTCGCGTTCGACTGGGTCCACCTCGCCCAGCTCGGCCTGCAGCGCCTGGATGCGCTTGCGGATGTCGGCGGTGCGGTCGCGGGTGGAGCGCGGCTGCCCCTCGCCCTCCGCGGCCGCCTCGCCCGGCGCCACGGCCGCCTCCACCTCGCGGGCGCGGTC
This genomic interval from Longimicrobium sp. contains the following:
- a CDS encoding S16 family serine protease — translated: LQGLKRIHLEDVRFEDGFYTARVRAVEETQLSPDAAEPVVERILTTVAGLSAKVDRVPDEVPRILRMNLGDPGRFADLAATLCNLRLPDRDAVLQELDVARRLALVLRSVEQAWDRAREVEAAVAPGEAAAEGEGQPRSTRDRTADIRKRIQALQAELGEVDPVEREADEMLRRLEMARLPSRPAAVARREAERLRSTSTTAQEAAEIRTYLEALISIPWNKRAGDGRIDLAAVEEAFAQEHLGMDEGKQRLLEVLAVAALRGDLRGPIPCIVGPPGVGKRTLAMAIGRALERPVVRLELGGRGAAQLFGTRRTRTGAQIGKVMQLIADAGVKNPVFLLEELDEIGLGNVEGDPVEAMEEMLDNDNRDAFSDLYLDVPFDLSETFFIGSAGDFYRIPRDLRDHFIEIRIAGYTPEEKIAIARDWLLPRIVEEHGLKAGEVEISDETLLFLTRGYARDAGVGNLRRSLSAILRFIARQKADGEAAHWTVTRETIEAVLGFPQWSTTPAEIRPEVGVVTGLAWTASGGELMFIEALKMPGTGRLVITGLLGDVMRESVNAAFSYVRSRAEELGIPRDTFSEYDIHVHFPVGATPKDGPSAGAAVTLALASSLSDRPVRHDQAMTGEVTLRGKIMEIGGVKEKVLAAYRAGITEVILPAGNERDLRDVPPDVRGRMTFHKVERMDQVFDLALLGEPRRGPRAEVEGEAPHASRLPERQAARDAER